TTAACTTTGATGAATATGATGACCAGCATACTTGGGACGAGATCACTGATGAGGGTTACATTTCCAACCATAATCCCAATGGCTATAACCTATACGGCATAGAAGTTATGGTCCATCCGGAATACCGGAGGATGAAGATCGGAAAGCGTCTTTATGAAGCGAGAAAAGAACTGGCTGAAGAGTGGAACCTGAAAAGTATTATCCTTGGTGGACGTATACCTAACTATTACAAACATTCGAGTGAAATGACGCCGAGAGATTATGTGAAAGAAGTGACTCACCACAATATCTACGATCCGGTACTGACGTTCCAGCTGATGAATGGTTTTACTGTCATGAGGATCAACCGCCATTATCTTCCGGATGATAAACAGTCTAAAGAGTATGCGACTTTAATGGAATGGAATAACGTTGATTACCATCCGCATAATACGAGAAGGCATTTTAAAACGAGTGAACCGATCCGTATCACGGCCATTCAGTACATGATGAAAACCATCGGATCGTTTGAAGACTTTGCTACACAAGTAGAATATTATACAGATGTTGCAGCCGATCAGGGCTCTGACTTTGCGGTCTTTCCTGAACTCCTGACAACACAGCTTTTATCATTTTGTGAAGAAAAAAGCCCGAGCCAAGCCATCAGGCGGTTAACAGAGTTTACAGAGGATTACATTGAGCTCTTCACTAATCTCGCTGTCCGTTATAACGTTAATATTATCGGCGGCTCCCACTTCGTTGAAGAGGATGGAAACATCTATAATGTGGCGTACTTATTCCGCAGAGACGGGACAATCGAGAAGCAGTACAAGATCCACATTACGCCGAATGAAAGAAAATGGTGGGGGATTACACCTGGGGACAAGGTACAAGTATTTGATACAGATTGCGGTAAGATCTCCATTCTGATCTGTTATGATATCGAGTTCCCTGAGCTGTCCCGAATTGTTACAGACATGGGAGCTAACATTATCTTCACGCCGTTCTGTACAGAAGACAGACAGGGGTATGTCCGGGTAAGATACTGCTCACAGGCAAGAGCAGTTGAAAATGAGATCTACACTGTCATAGCAGGAACGGTCGGCAACCTTTCCCAAGTTGAGAATATGGATATCCAGTATGCACAGTCTGGAATCTTTACGCCTTCTGATTTCGCTTTTCCTCGGGACGGAATTGTTGGTGAGTGCCATCCGAACATCGAAACAGTGGTGGTCGGGGACGTTGACCTTGAGATCTTGCGCAGACAGCGCAAGACAGGAAACGTCACTCAGCTTCGTAACCGGAGACTGGATCTTTATGAAGTGGTTCAAAAGAGTAAAAGTAAAGATT
This genomic stretch from Fictibacillus marinisediminis harbors:
- a CDS encoding bifunctional GNAT family N-acetyltransferase/carbon-nitrogen hydrolase family protein; translation: MSEVDVSKFEKKIELRNIQYNDIDEILELQKTCFPDHMEPWKREQLESHLDIFPEGQFVVTYEGKIIGSCSSLIVNFDEYDDQHTWDEITDEGYISNHNPNGYNLYGIEVMVHPEYRRMKIGKRLYEARKELAEEWNLKSIILGGRIPNYYKHSSEMTPRDYVKEVTHHNIYDPVLTFQLMNGFTVMRINRHYLPDDKQSKEYATLMEWNNVDYHPHNTRRHFKTSEPIRITAIQYMMKTIGSFEDFATQVEYYTDVAADQGSDFAVFPELLTTQLLSFCEEKSPSQAIRRLTEFTEDYIELFTNLAVRYNVNIIGGSHFVEEDGNIYNVAYLFRRDGTIEKQYKIHITPNERKWWGITPGDKVQVFDTDCGKISILICYDIEFPELSRIVTDMGANIIFTPFCTEDRQGYVRVRYCSQARAVENEIYTVIAGTVGNLSQVENMDIQYAQSGIFTPSDFAFPRDGIVGECHPNIETVVVGDVDLEILRRQRKTGNVTQLRNRRLDLYEVVQKSKSKD